From the genome of Hathewaya histolytica, one region includes:
- the hisS gene encoding histidine--tRNA ligase, whose translation MAIKAPKGTKDLLPNNSHKWIYMEKKLRKVAETYGMREIRTPMFEHTELFERGVGETTDVVQKEMYTFEDKGGRSLTLKPEGTAPVARAFIENSIYADAQPSKMYYFVDAFRYEKMQKGRLRHFHQFGIEVFGSKQASIDAEGISLAIRSLKEFGLNNLSLNINSLGCPKCRGKFNDALKSYLKENYEELCETCKTRFEKNPMRILDCKEKRCKEIGKSAPIILDYICEECNEHFEDLKKHLDTLDIEYNVDPYIVRGLDYYTKTAFEIINNADGLTICGGGRYDGLIEEVGGPSTPAFGFGMGMERLLIVLEEEGIEIPKPNYIDLYVGSMGDNASRYSLKFINKLREKGINCDCDHMGRSVKAQMKFANKIDSRFSLVIGDSELEENAARLKRMSDGEQFEIILDNIDAIADIIKEK comes from the coding sequence ATGGCAATTAAAGCACCAAAAGGTACAAAGGATTTACTACCAAATAATTCACATAAATGGATTTATATGGAGAAGAAGTTAAGAAAAGTTGCAGAAACTTATGGTATGAGAGAGATAAGAACACCAATGTTTGAACATACAGAGCTTTTTGAAAGAGGTGTAGGTGAGACAACAGATGTAGTGCAAAAAGAAATGTATACTTTTGAGGATAAAGGAGGAAGAAGTCTAACTTTAAAGCCAGAAGGGACAGCTCCAGTGGCTAGAGCTTTTATTGAAAACAGTATATATGCAGATGCACAACCTAGTAAAATGTATTATTTTGTGGATGCATTTAGATATGAAAAAATGCAAAAAGGAAGGCTTAGACATTTCCATCAATTTGGTATAGAGGTATTTGGGTCTAAGCAAGCATCTATAGATGCAGAAGGGATTTCTCTTGCTATAAGGTCTTTAAAAGAATTTGGTTTGAATAATTTATCTTTAAATATAAATAGTTTAGGATGTCCTAAATGTAGAGGTAAGTTTAATGATGCTTTAAAATCATATTTAAAAGAGAATTATGAAGAACTATGTGAAACCTGTAAAACAAGATTTGAAAAAAACCCTATGAGAATACTAGATTGCAAGGAAAAAAGATGTAAGGAAATAGGAAAGAGTGCCCCTATAATTTTAGATTACATATGTGAAGAGTGTAATGAACATTTTGAAGATTTAAAGAAACACTTAGATACATTGGATATAGAGTATAATGTAGATCCATATATAGTAAGAGGATTAGATTATTATACAAAAACAGCCTTTGAAATAATAAATAATGCTGATGGATTAACTATATGTGGCGGTGGAAGATACGATGGACTTATAGAAGAAGTTGGTGGACCGAGTACACCAGCCTTTGGATTTGGTATGGGAATGGAAAGACTTTTAATTGTCTTAGAAGAAGAGGGAATTGAAATTCCTAAACCTAACTATATAGACTTATATGTAGGCTCTATGGGTGACAATGCAAGCAGATATTCTTTAAAGTTTATAAATAAACTAAGGGAAAAAGGTATTAACTGTGATTGTGATCATATGGGTAGAAGCGTTAAGGCACAAATGAAATTTGCTAATAAAATAGATAGTAGATTTTCACTT